The DNA sequence CCGGCGACGGTGTCGAACCAATCGGTGTCTAGGACGGAGCCGGCCAGCATGGTGCGACGGTCGGTGTCGGCGAAGTAGCGACGGCGCAGCTTGATGGTGTCGGGCAGGTCCAGGTCGAACCAGCGCAGACCGCCGTTGTCGACCCGTTCGAAGCGGGTGTTGAGCCCCGTGCCGATCTCAGTGATGGTGCCGACGGGATGGTCGCGCAGAAACTGGCGGACCCAGACATCGAAGATCGCGGTGCGCAGAACTGAGCCTGGCAGCGAACCGCCACGAAATCGTGTGAAGTCGTAATCCAGATCGTTCACCAGCTCCGCGGCACGCGCGTCATGGAGTATCGGATGCCGCTTCGCGTTATCGCGTGCGCGTCCGTACAGCGGGATCAGCAGGGTTTCTTGTACCTCACCGAGGTCGGGTTGGACCTTGCCCATTACTCACCTCACAACGCTGCCCCGTAATTTCCCGCCAGACTAGCCACGTTTGCCCCCGCCCGGGGGTTCGCCCGAGGCGTCTCGCGCCGCTGCAGGCGCCGGGCTACGGCGCCAGTGACACACCGCGCTCGAAGATCCGCGTGAGTGTCGGCACGATGGTGTGGCGCGGCACGGTTCCTCGCGCGGCCTCGCTGCAGGCTTTGACCAACAGGCCAAACAGTGCCACCCGAATCCATTCCGCGCTGATGTCGGGATCGAAGACGCCTTCTTGTTGGCCACGAATGATGAGTTCGAGGATCGGCGCGGCGTTCGGCAGGTTCTCGGCGGGGATGTCCCGAAGTACGGCGGGGTCGGCGAACAGGAACACGATCCGATCGCCTTCGGGGGCGAGCGTGGTGATCACACGGCGCATCGCGTCGATTGCCGGACCCTCAGCAGTCGCCGCGGCCGCGAGAATGTCGCTGATGACGCGGATCGAATCGAGGGTGGTCTCGTAGATCAGCCGATCCCGGTCGCTGAA is a window from the Mycobacterium sp. SVM_VP21 genome containing:
- a CDS encoding class I SAM-dependent methyltransferase, producing MGKVQPDLGEVQETLLIPLYGRARDNAKRHPILHDARAAELVNDLDYDFTRFRGGSLPGSVLRTAIFDVWVRQFLRDHPVGTITEIGTGLNTRFERVDNGGLRWFDLDLPDTIKLRRRYFADTDRRTMLAGSVLDTDWFDTVAGAPGPYLFVAEAVLLYFPEDQARSAIRNLAHRFPGSQLIVDTGGRTMIENQHRNGAMRAVTARMKWVCDDPRELNTWGMELQESLTMASPQPELTASLPWRYRYGLPALARILPKVVNSYRFNLFRLGNPS
- a CDS encoding TetR/AcrR family transcriptional regulator, with product MGIVNEPSQELTGVQSRTRAAILDATASVLARDRTATLPEIAAAAQVARSTLHRYFSDRDRLIYETTLDSIRVISDILAAAATAEGPAIDAMRRVITTLAPEGDRIVFLFADPAVLRDIPAENLPNAAPILELIIRGQQEGVFDPDISAEWIRVALFGLLVKACSEAARGTVPRHTIVPTLTRIFERGVSLAP